Proteins encoded by one window of Dehalococcoidia bacterium:
- a CDS encoding MBL fold metallo-hydrolase: protein MPEIIPGLYQLKVPIPNNPIGYVLPYLIEMPGGYTLIDPGWNADESVDSLKRQLADLGLGFKDIKRVIATHIHPDHYGMAGRIREEAGCEVLLHEREVGFIQSRYTNPGPLLNQVGDWLAKHGIPREERQELQYSSMPARRFVQETQPDHTLADGECLRIGRLEFRVIWTPGHTPGHICFYEEKQELILTGDHILPTISPNVSLHPQSDADPLGDYLRSLKKLRGLRTKKVLPAHEYSFDDLEARLDELEHHHEVRLQEMIDAIKGGAHTAYDIARHVTWATGKFEDFTPWMRRSAVGETLSHLRYLANEGRLTTWEENGVVYWGLP, encoded by the coding sequence ATGCCGGAGATCATCCCGGGGCTTTACCAGCTAAAGGTACCAATCCCGAACAACCCCATCGGCTACGTGCTCCCCTACCTGATCGAGATGCCGGGAGGCTACACGCTCATCGACCCCGGCTGGAACGCCGACGAGTCAGTGGATTCGCTCAAGCGCCAGCTCGCAGACCTGGGCCTCGGCTTCAAGGACATCAAGCGCGTCATCGCCACGCACATCCACCCCGACCACTACGGGATGGCGGGCCGCATCCGCGAAGAGGCGGGCTGCGAAGTGCTCCTCCATGAGCGCGAGGTCGGCTTCATCCAGTCGCGTTATACGAACCCCGGCCCCCTGCTGAACCAGGTCGGCGACTGGCTGGCGAAGCACGGCATCCCCAGAGAGGAGCGCCAGGAGCTGCAGTATTCCAGCATGCCTGCCCGCCGCTTCGTGCAGGAGACGCAGCCCGACCATACCCTCGCCGACGGGGAGTGCCTGCGGATCGGCAGACTCGAGTTCCGGGTGATCTGGACGCCGGGCCACACGCCCGGACACATCTGCTTCTATGAGGAGAAGCAGGAGCTAATCCTTACCGGCGACCACATCCTGCCGACCATTTCGCCCAACGTCAGCCTCCACCCCCAGTCCGACGCCGACCCTCTCGGCGACTACCTGCGTTCGCTCAAGAAACTCCGCGGCCTTCGCACGAAGAAGGTCCTGCCGGCGCACGAGTACTCCTTCGACGACCTCGAAGCGCGGCTCGATGAGCTGGAGCACCACCATGAGGTCCGGCTTCAGGAGATGATCGACGCCATCAAAGGCGGGGCGCACACCGCCTACGACATCGCCCGTCACGTCACCTGGGCCACCGGCAAGTTCGAAGACTTTACGCCCTGGATGCGCCGCTCCGCGGTCGGCGAGACGCTCTCTCACCTGCGCTACCTGGCGAACGAAGGGCGCCTCACCACCTGGGAAGAGAACGGCGTCGTGTACTGGGGCCTGCCCTAG